The Aquidulcibacter paucihalophilus genome has a window encoding:
- a CDS encoding response regulator, translating to MATTVIQASRPAVILVDDDPAVTHAMQFSFDLEGLDVRSFLDGESLLAADDLPRKGCLILDHNLPGMDGLALLERLRAAGVGLPAILITTNPRAALRDRAAAAGVPIVEKPLLTDALLTTVRKALARQG from the coding sequence ATGGCGACGACCGTCATCCAAGCCTCAAGGCCCGCCGTCATCCTTGTGGACGATGACCCCGCCGTGACCCATGCGATGCAATTCTCGTTCGACCTGGAGGGGCTGGACGTTCGCAGCTTCCTGGATGGCGAGAGCCTGCTGGCCGCGGACGATCTGCCGCGAAAGGGCTGTCTGATCCTGGATCACAATCTTCCGGGCATGGACGGTCTGGCGCTTCTCGAACGTCTGCGGGCGGCCGGAGTCGGCCTTCCGGCGATCCTGATAACGACCAATCCAAGAGCCGCCTTGCGAGACCGTGCGGCGGCCGCCGGCGTGCCGATCGTCGAAAAGCCGCTTCTGACCGACGCCCTGCTCACGACCGTTCGCAAGGCGCTGGCGCGACAGGGCTGA
- a CDS encoding helix-turn-helix domain-containing protein yields MPALRYCEPREAAAPSMDATPDCALCGAFVSATTAPRSPFAPGALLFRQGEPVRLVYRILSGAVISYRLLSDGRRQVTGFHLPGDFLGLEAGVEHATTTEALSRVDALAMERTELAGRAVTDVDLARALWQVTVRAFRRSEDHALLLARQGATERVAAFLLDFADRMGWPEIMDLPMTRQDIADHVGLTIHTVSRTLSQLQAQGMVEARSSRHVRLLQRRRLEGMCA; encoded by the coding sequence ATGCCCGCCCTACGTTATTGCGAACCCCGGGAAGCGGCCGCTCCGTCCATGGACGCCACGCCGGATTGCGCGCTCTGCGGTGCCTTCGTCAGCGCGACGACGGCGCCCCGGTCGCCGTTTGCACCCGGCGCGCTTCTCTTCCGGCAGGGTGAGCCGGTCCGGCTCGTGTACCGGATCCTGAGCGGTGCCGTGATCAGCTACCGGCTGCTGAGCGATGGCCGACGTCAGGTCACGGGCTTCCATCTGCCGGGCGACTTCCTGGGTCTCGAAGCCGGCGTCGAGCACGCGACCACGACAGAGGCGCTGAGCCGAGTCGACGCCCTGGCGATGGAGCGCACCGAGCTCGCCGGACGCGCCGTGACCGACGTGGATCTGGCAAGGGCCCTGTGGCAGGTGACCGTCCGCGCCTTCCGCCGCAGCGAGGACCACGCCCTGCTGCTCGCTCGGCAGGGTGCCACCGAGCGCGTCGCGGCCTTCCTGCTGGACTTCGCCGACCGCATGGGATGGCCGGAAATCATGGACCTGCCCATGACGCGTCAGGACATTGCCGACCATGTCGGCCTGACCATTCACACGGTCTCGCGGACCCTGTCCCAGCTCCAGGCACAGGGCATGGTCGAGGCCCGCTCATCCCGTCATGTGCGCCTGCTGCAGCGTCGCCGGCTGGAGGGCATGTGCGCGTGA
- the hemN gene encoding oxygen-independent coproporphyrinogen III oxidase — protein sequence MLHNDQDCQGFATRSGGLPPAWRSHAARSLPRYTSYPTAVAFAPVEGDAEVRRWLSAIGADQTISAYVHVPFCRRLCWYCGCHTSVVHDYQRVEAFFGTLMREVDLWADALPAHAGAAHLHFGGGSPNALSPEHFLALVRRMADRFALRPGAEVAVELDPGMLSDAFIDAAGEAGVTRASLGVQTFDREVQARVNRVQSFDQVAAATDRLRKVGVGAVNFDLMYGLPGQTPENVATSTEAALTLRPDRVAVFGYAHVPWMKKHQVMIGEGDLADGDGRWAQAEAADSVLRDAGYLRIGLDHYALPGDRLALAAAAGKLRRNFQGYTDDPAPVLVPVGPSSIGRLAAGFIQNAAATDVWCRAVEAGRLPVARSLPVTAEDELRAGVIERLMCDLTVDVGAECRDRGFEPAALDGSVAAATALEADGLCRVEGRTVTIPDEAFRMMRVVAACFDAGLAPVERRHARAV from the coding sequence ATGCTGCACAATGACCAGGACTGCCAGGGTTTCGCGACGCGGTCGGGAGGGCTGCCTCCGGCCTGGCGGTCGCATGCCGCACGCAGTCTTCCGCGTTACACCAGCTACCCGACCGCGGTCGCCTTCGCACCGGTCGAGGGCGACGCGGAGGTCCGGCGCTGGCTGTCGGCCATCGGGGCGGATCAGACGATCTCCGCCTATGTCCATGTGCCCTTCTGTCGGCGGCTGTGCTGGTATTGCGGTTGCCACACCAGCGTCGTCCATGACTACCAGCGGGTCGAGGCCTTCTTCGGGACCCTGATGCGCGAGGTGGACCTTTGGGCGGACGCCCTGCCGGCACACGCCGGTGCGGCCCACCTGCATTTCGGCGGCGGCAGCCCCAACGCCCTTTCGCCCGAGCATTTCCTGGCCCTCGTCCGCCGCATGGCCGACCGGTTCGCCCTGCGGCCGGGTGCCGAGGTGGCCGTCGAACTGGACCCGGGCATGCTGTCCGACGCTTTCATCGACGCGGCGGGCGAGGCGGGGGTGACCCGTGCCAGCCTTGGCGTGCAGACCTTCGACCGCGAGGTGCAGGCGCGGGTCAACCGGGTCCAGTCCTTCGACCAGGTGGCCGCCGCCACCGACCGCCTGCGCAAGGTCGGCGTCGGCGCCGTCAATTTCGACCTGATGTACGGACTCCCGGGCCAGACGCCGGAGAATGTTGCGACGTCGACCGAGGCGGCCCTGACGCTGCGGCCGGATCGCGTGGCGGTCTTCGGCTACGCCCATGTGCCCTGGATGAAGAAGCACCAGGTCATGATCGGGGAAGGCGATCTCGCGGATGGCGACGGCCGCTGGGCCCAGGCGGAGGCGGCCGATTCGGTTCTGCGGGACGCGGGCTATCTGCGGATCGGACTGGACCACTACGCCCTGCCCGGAGACCGGCTGGCGTTGGCCGCGGCTGCAGGGAAGCTGCGGCGGAATTTTCAGGGCTATACGGATGATCCGGCACCGGTGCTGGTTCCGGTCGGCCCGTCCTCGATCGGTCGGCTGGCCGCGGGCTTCATCCAGAACGCCGCGGCGACCGATGTCTGGTGCCGTGCTGTCGAGGCCGGCCGCCTGCCCGTCGCGCGGAGCCTTCCGGTGACGGCGGAGGATGAACTGCGCGCCGGGGTCATTGAACGTTTGATGTGTGACCTGACCGTCGACGTCGGCGCGGAGTGCCGGGATCGCGGGTTCGAACCTGCGGCGCTGGACGGGTCAGTGGCTGCCGCGACGGCGCTTGAGGCCGACGGGCTGTGCCGGGTCGAGGGCCGCACGGTGACCATCCCGGACGAGGCCTTCCGAATGATGCGGGTCGTCGCCGCCTGTTTCGACGCCGGTCTCGCTCCGGTCGAGCGGCGACACGCCCGGGCGGTCTGA
- a CDS encoding PAS domain S-box protein, which yields MTTTPPQAIEARRIRDWMLAARHTRLGIATAVLLTAVGFMQRPIMSAPLEERMAFLIFMPAVIGAAAFGGAPAGALAILLGLAGGLYVAGGADGLTGGDLIGGLMFLLIGAAITAGGEAFQIMRSRAEAVNRDLLAREAHLQSILATVPDAMVVITEHGIMQSFSVAAERLFGWTADEVIGKNVKMLMPDSYREQHDGYLNRYLTTGERRIIGVGRVVVGERRDGSTFPMELSVGEMISGDQRYFTGFIRDLSERQDTEQRLQELQSELVHMSRLTAMGEMASALAHELNQPLSAIANYLKGSSRLLATEPVPRERLLEAIEKAGDQALRAGEIIRRLRDFVARGEAERRVESLPKLIEEASALALVGAKEHGVRVQFKFAPGIDFVLADKVQIQQVTLNLIRNAMEAMESVAKRVLEVRIDPAEDDHAQVSVVDTGSGISPDIAGQLFQPFVTTKRTGMGVGLSISRTIIEAHGGRIWMEPNPGGGTRFCFTLRAVGEEDLSDAE from the coding sequence ATGACGACTACCCCCCCGCAGGCGATCGAGGCCCGACGTATCCGGGACTGGATGCTGGCGGCGAGACATACCCGTCTCGGCATTGCGACAGCTGTCCTGCTCACCGCCGTCGGCTTCATGCAGCGCCCGATCATGTCGGCGCCGCTTGAGGAGCGGATGGCCTTCCTGATCTTCATGCCGGCGGTCATCGGTGCGGCGGCGTTCGGCGGCGCGCCGGCCGGTGCGCTGGCGATCCTGCTGGGCCTGGCAGGCGGCCTCTATGTCGCGGGCGGCGCCGATGGCCTGACAGGCGGCGATCTGATCGGCGGACTGATGTTCCTGCTGATCGGGGCGGCGATCACGGCCGGCGGGGAAGCCTTCCAGATCATGCGGTCCCGCGCCGAGGCGGTGAATCGCGACCTGCTCGCCCGTGAAGCGCACCTTCAGTCCATCCTCGCCACCGTACCGGACGCCATGGTGGTCATCACCGAACACGGGATCATGCAGTCCTTCAGTGTCGCAGCGGAACGCCTGTTCGGCTGGACAGCGGACGAGGTGATCGGAAAGAACGTGAAGATGCTGATGCCCGACTCCTACCGGGAACAGCACGACGGCTATCTCAACCGCTATCTGACAACGGGCGAGCGTCGCATCATCGGTGTCGGCCGGGTCGTCGTCGGCGAACGCCGTGATGGCTCGACCTTTCCCATGGAGCTGTCTGTCGGAGAGATGATTTCCGGGGACCAGCGCTACTTCACCGGCTTCATCCGCGACCTCAGCGAGCGGCAGGACACGGAGCAGAGGCTTCAGGAGCTGCAGTCCGAACTCGTGCACATGTCTCGCCTCACGGCCATGGGTGAGATGGCCTCCGCCCTGGCCCACGAACTGAATCAGCCGCTGTCCGCCATCGCCAACTACCTGAAAGGTTCATCGCGACTGCTGGCCACCGAACCGGTGCCGCGCGAGCGTCTGCTGGAAGCCATAGAGAAGGCCGGCGACCAGGCTTTGCGCGCCGGCGAGATCATCCGTCGCCTGCGCGACTTTGTCGCTCGCGGCGAGGCCGAACGACGGGTTGAAAGCCTGCCCAAACTGATCGAGGAAGCCAGCGCGCTTGCCCTCGTCGGAGCCAAGGAGCACGGCGTCCGCGTCCAGTTCAAATTCGCCCCGGGCATCGACTTCGTCCTGGCCGACAAGGTCCAGATTCAGCAAGTAACGCTCAATCTGATACGCAACGCCATGGAGGCCATGGAATCCGTGGCGAAGAGGGTCCTCGAAGTCCGGATTGATCCCGCCGAGGATGATCACGCCCAGGTGTCGGTGGTCGATACGGGGTCCGGAATCAGTCCGGACATCGCCGGCCAGCTGTTCCAGCCCTTTGTAACGACGAAGCGGACGGGCATGGGGGTGGGCCTGTCAATCTCGCGCACCATCATCGAGGCGCACGGCGGGCGCATCTGGATGGAGCCAAACCCGGGTGGAGGCACCCGGTTCTGTTTTACACTACGCGCCGTAGGCGAGGAGGATCTGAGCGATGCAGAATGA
- the fixJ gene encoding response regulator FixJ — protein MQNEPVVHVVDDDAAIRDSLAFLLDTANLVSRTYESAAALLARAAQLEPGCIVTDVRMPDMSGLEMVRRLAEMGVRHPVIVMTGHADVPLAIEAVRAGVKDFIEKPFDDDALLASIRLAVAEQTQAAEISGQGAEVRSRLATLSARERQVLEGLVAGHANKVIAFDLEISPRTVEVYRANVMTKMQARSLSELVRMTILAQRP, from the coding sequence ATGCAGAATGAGCCGGTCGTCCATGTGGTCGATGATGATGCCGCGATCCGGGATTCCCTGGCCTTCCTGCTGGACACGGCAAACCTCGTTTCAAGGACCTATGAGTCCGCGGCGGCTCTTCTGGCCCGCGCCGCGCAACTGGAGCCGGGCTGCATCGTCACCGATGTACGCATGCCGGACATGAGCGGGCTGGAGATGGTGCGACGGCTGGCCGAGATGGGCGTGCGCCATCCCGTCATCGTCATGACCGGCCATGCCGACGTGCCTCTGGCGATCGAGGCGGTTCGCGCCGGGGTGAAGGATTTCATCGAAAAGCCCTTCGATGACGACGCCCTGCTGGCTTCAATCCGACTTGCGGTCGCCGAACAGACCCAGGCTGCGGAAATCTCCGGGCAGGGCGCCGAAGTGCGCAGCCGGCTCGCAACCCTCTCGGCCCGGGAGCGTCAGGTGCTCGAAGGACTGGTCGCCGGCCACGCCAACAAGGTCATCGCCTTCGATCTCGAGATCAGTCCCCGGACGGTCGAGGTCTACCGCGCCAATGTCATGACCAAGATGCAGGCCCGCAGCCTGTCGGAACTCGTGCGTATGACAATCCTCGCCCAGCGCCCCTGA